In a single window of the Roseiconus lacunae genome:
- the pilM gene encoding pilus assembly protein PilM, with amino-acid sequence MSLSPQDTLAGTNDSLPSGMVACGKCQTPNDANSQYCAGCGHTLYEKCKGCDKPVLLTQAFCGSCGQDLRAAIRRESQQFEDKLARAVEATKAADYDTARSLLSSVIAKKSDFRFTELVHNAEVALAKIERIASQLTSNAAESIVAAGNAFEQEDYKRVIALLSPIPERLLTDEARQFLEKSQLTIRQFDVSTSQLRKAIEARDYVVAGQHLDLLLDQQPDNQKYQRLAQQVGDKLRQKAERRLQQNRYRSAIDYLQSVPASARNDAYSKLVEQAEKLQWMSQQFSGEPFATPVLGRLAKRWNELAPEDTKAKEALATIAKRIKAERGDPRSLFAPRRLKTRSWIGGDLNVLAYPTVIKGCDHNEMQRAAAEFNVAIGLALQGLGEAPITDQFYQPKQGLLGRLRRKKTNRCWGFDLGGSAVHAICLQRSEEDGTIEVVDCFSKRFENVGAQLKSSDLQQAWIKESVEQFTEGRDLSEVPVWVSLRGRELVTRFVQLPPVSDKQAKLLFEREIEDRIPVELDEVEMVKWLCELPDEEQHTLGRPSFVAAAKKSHLEPFVASLESAGLPISGIQAAPIALLNFAATEFKELLNETTQGDDSPEANGRPSQHSIPAIAIVDGGAETTTVCFVSSRAYWFWTIESGGAEFTRLIARSSQKTHAEAEQLKRDVAQIDQPHLVMEPVERRLDELRSRLDKIVTDATKTTAPFHIMQTWCCGGGCKMHGWIKTILSEQAS; translated from the coding sequence ATGTCTTTGTCTCCACAAGATACGTTGGCCGGTACGAACGATTCACTCCCCAGCGGCATGGTCGCTTGCGGGAAATGCCAGACACCGAATGATGCCAACAGTCAGTACTGCGCCGGATGTGGACATACGCTGTACGAAAAATGTAAGGGCTGTGATAAGCCGGTCCTGCTGACGCAAGCGTTCTGCGGCAGCTGCGGACAAGACCTGCGAGCGGCGATTCGCCGTGAGTCGCAACAGTTCGAAGACAAACTGGCAAGAGCGGTCGAAGCGACCAAAGCCGCCGACTATGACACCGCCCGTTCGTTACTCTCGTCAGTGATCGCAAAGAAATCTGACTTCCGCTTCACCGAACTGGTGCATAACGCCGAAGTGGCACTCGCTAAGATCGAGCGGATCGCCTCGCAGTTGACAAGCAACGCGGCTGAATCAATTGTCGCCGCGGGAAACGCGTTCGAACAGGAAGATTACAAACGCGTCATCGCCTTGCTATCCCCGATTCCAGAAAGGCTGCTGACCGACGAAGCGCGACAGTTTCTCGAAAAGTCGCAATTGACCATTCGACAATTCGACGTCTCGACCAGCCAACTGCGGAAGGCGATCGAGGCTCGTGATTATGTCGTCGCCGGCCAGCACCTCGACCTGCTTCTCGATCAACAACCCGACAACCAAAAGTATCAGCGACTGGCACAACAAGTCGGCGATAAACTCCGGCAAAAAGCCGAGCGACGCCTGCAGCAAAATCGCTATCGATCGGCAATCGATTATTTGCAAAGCGTGCCTGCTTCGGCAAGAAACGATGCGTATTCCAAGTTGGTCGAACAAGCCGAAAAGTTACAATGGATGTCACAACAGTTCTCGGGAGAACCGTTTGCTACCCCCGTGCTCGGTCGGCTCGCCAAGCGATGGAACGAGCTTGCTCCCGAAGACACCAAGGCGAAGGAAGCCTTGGCTACGATTGCCAAACGGATCAAAGCAGAACGCGGCGACCCGCGTAGCTTGTTTGCGCCCCGCAGACTAAAAACACGAAGCTGGATTGGTGGCGACCTCAATGTCCTCGCCTATCCGACAGTCATCAAAGGCTGCGATCACAACGAAATGCAGCGTGCGGCGGCAGAGTTCAATGTAGCGATCGGACTCGCCCTCCAAGGACTCGGCGAAGCACCGATCACCGATCAGTTCTATCAACCCAAGCAAGGTTTACTCGGACGGCTACGCCGAAAGAAAACCAACCGATGCTGGGGATTTGACCTGGGCGGAAGCGCCGTTCATGCGATCTGTCTACAACGATCGGAAGAAGACGGAACGATCGAAGTTGTCGATTGCTTTTCGAAGCGATTCGAGAATGTCGGTGCACAACTGAAATCTAGCGACCTTCAGCAAGCGTGGATCAAAGAGTCTGTCGAGCAATTCACCGAAGGACGCGACCTCTCTGAGGTGCCTGTTTGGGTGAGCTTACGCGGGCGAGAACTGGTAACGCGATTTGTTCAGTTGCCTCCCGTTTCCGACAAGCAAGCGAAGTTGTTATTCGAACGCGAGATCGAAGACCGGATTCCGGTTGAACTTGACGAAGTCGAAATGGTCAAATGGTTATGTGAACTGCCCGATGAGGAACAACACACCCTCGGTCGACCGTCATTCGTTGCCGCGGCAAAAAAATCGCACCTCGAACCGTTCGTCGCATCGCTCGAATCGGCCGGGCTACCGATCAGCGGGATCCAAGCGGCGCCGATCGCATTACTAAATTTTGCCGCAACGGAATTCAAAGAGTTGCTTAACGAAACAACTCAAGGGGATGACTCCCCGGAAGCCAACGGACGTCCTTCCCAACATTCCATCCCGGCGATCGCGATCGTCGACGGTGGAGCCGAAACGACAACCGTTTGCTTTGTTTCCTCGCGTGCCTATTGGTTCTGGACGATCGAATCGGGAGGGGCCGAGTTTACTCGATTGATCGCTCGGTCGAGTCAGAAAACACACGCCGAGGCGGAGCAACTCAAACGCGATGTTGCTCAAATCGATCAGCCTCATCTTGTCATGGAACCAGTCGAAAGGCGACTCGATGAACTTCGTTCGCGGCTCGATAAAATCGTTACCGATGCGACCAAAACCACCGCGCCGTTTCACATCATGCAAACATGGTGTTGCGGTGGCGGCTGCAAGATGCACGGCTGGATCAAAACCATCTTGTCAGAGCAAGCTTCGTAA